The proteins below come from a single Anaerolineae bacterium genomic window:
- a CDS encoding DnaD domain protein: MHPAEEKPTFEGFPAGRVPLVPVPVQFFTQLLPAIDHLAELKVVLYAFWRLTQQEGVFRYLRRGDFLADERFVAGLAATREQAEDVLDEALERAVARGVLLVARVSLREGEEPLYFLNTPKGRAAVEAVRRGDWRPSRDDERPVQIYLERLNIFRLYEENIGPLTPLLAERLAEAEQEYPLDWIEEAFRIAAANNVRRWRYVEAILEAWKTEGRHDRTVGGDSEKDRRRYREGPFAEFFE, encoded by the coding sequence ATGCATCCCGCTGAGGAGAAGCCGACCTTCGAGGGTTTCCCTGCGGGGCGGGTGCCTCTGGTCCCCGTTCCGGTGCAGTTTTTTACCCAACTGTTGCCGGCAATCGACCATCTGGCCGAACTCAAAGTGGTGCTCTACGCTTTCTGGCGTTTGACCCAGCAGGAAGGGGTGTTTCGCTACCTGCGGCGGGGCGATTTTTTGGCCGATGAACGCTTTGTGGCCGGGCTGGCGGCGACGCGGGAGCAGGCCGAAGATGTGCTGGACGAGGCTCTGGAGCGGGCGGTGGCGCGGGGCGTGCTGCTGGTGGCGAGGGTTTCGTTGCGGGAGGGGGAGGAGCCGTTGTACTTCCTCAACACGCCCAAGGGACGCGCCGCCGTCGAGGCAGTGCGCCGGGGGGATTGGCGCCCCAGCAGGGATGACGAGCGCCCGGTGCAGATTTACCTAGAGCGGCTCAACATCTTCCGCCTTTACGAGGAGAACATCGGCCCGCTGACGCCCTTGCTGGCCGAGCGCCTGGCCGAGGCCGAGCAGGAGTACCCCCTCGATTGGATCGAAGAAGCCTTTCGCATTGCGGCGGCCAACAATGTCCGCCGCTGGCGGTATGTGGAAGCCATTTTGGAAGCCTGGAAAACCGAGGGACGCCATGACCGAACCGTTGGAGGAGATTCTGAAAAGGATCGTCGACGCTACCGGGAAGGCCCGTTCGCCGAATTCTTCGAGTGA
- a CDS encoding ATP-binding protein — protein sequence MSKYTFGNFSLREDENLPREDVESLRKAFMAAQEFAEDPRGWLVFTGPYGCGKTHLAAAIANYRAGLGHPPLFIMVPDLLDHLRATFNPNSSVTYDRRFEEIRTAPLLILDDLGTQATTPWAREKLYQLFNYRYHAELPTVITTAVPLEQLDERLRSRMLDTRLCRLFAITAPSYHAVPRHKRRRGR from the coding sequence ATGAGCAAGTACACCTTTGGGAACTTCAGCTTGCGGGAAGACGAAAACCTGCCCCGTGAGGATGTGGAGAGTCTGCGCAAGGCGTTTATGGCGGCCCAGGAGTTTGCTGAAGACCCGCGGGGCTGGCTGGTGTTCACCGGCCCTTACGGCTGCGGCAAAACGCACCTGGCCGCCGCCATCGCCAATTATCGCGCCGGTTTGGGCCATCCGCCGTTGTTCATCATGGTGCCCGATTTGCTGGACCATTTGCGGGCGACCTTCAACCCCAACAGCAGCGTGACTTACGACCGTCGTTTCGAGGAAATCCGCACGGCGCCTTTGCTGATTTTGGACGATTTGGGGACCCAGGCCACCACGCCCTGGGCCAGAGAAAAGTTGTACCAGTTGTTCAACTACCGCTATCACGCCGAATTGCCTACGGTGATCACCACCGCCGTTCCGCTGGAGCAACTGGATGAGCGGCTCCGGTCGCGGATGCTGGATACGCGGCTGTGTCGGTTGTTTGCCATTACCGCGCCGTCCTATCACGCGGTGCCCCGGCACAAGCGTCGTCGGGGGCGGTGA
- a CDS encoding S1 RNA-binding domain-containing protein: METQVLTAPERVQEPEVEVQRKQHFVGKIIHTTTAGAIVNIGLRRPAVVHISQLSPEPVKRVEDVVQVGQEVEVWVRRINPKGIIELTMIKPLDLEWREIKKGMVVKGKVERIDKVGVYVNIGAEVPGFVHISELSHEYVRHPSEVVTEGQEVEAKVIAVNRRRKQIKLSIKALLPKPEEILRELKEEEKKEAAKPKARKGARSSNGHKKEEAPVGETDLTPMAIALQEALERAKAEAAQATGKAQKAALKRVAELESLLAATRGHARLN, from the coding sequence ATGGAAACCCAAGTGCTTACGGCCCCGGAGCGCGTCCAGGAACCTGAGGTAGAGGTTCAGCGGAAACAGCATTTTGTGGGCAAAATCATCCATACCACCACGGCGGGTGCCATTGTGAACATCGGCTTGCGCCGCCCTGCCGTCGTGCACATTTCCCAGTTATCCCCCGAACCCGTCAAGCGGGTGGAAGATGTGGTGCAAGTGGGCCAGGAAGTGGAGGTCTGGGTGCGCCGCATCAACCCCAAAGGCATTATCGAACTGACCATGATCAAACCTCTGGATCTGGAATGGCGGGAAATCAAAAAAGGCATGGTGGTGAAGGGGAAAGTGGAGCGCATTGACAAGGTGGGTGTGTATGTGAACATCGGCGCCGAGGTTCCCGGTTTCGTCCACATCAGCGAACTGAGCCACGAGTATGTGCGCCACCCCAGCGAGGTGGTCACCGAGGGACAGGAAGTGGAGGCCAAGGTAATCGCCGTCAACCGGCGGCGCAAGCAGATCAAGTTGAGCATCAAGGCCTTGCTCCCCAAACCCGAGGAAATCCTGCGGGAGTTGAAAGAAGAGGAAAAGAAAGAAGCGGCCAAACCCAAGGCCCGCAAAGGGGCCAGGTCCAGCAACGGCCACAAGAAAGAGGAAGCGCCCGTGGGCGAGACCGACCTCACCCCGATGGCCATTGCGCTGCAGGAGGCCTTGGAACGGGCCAAAGCCGAGGCTGCGCAGGCCACCGGCAAAGCACAAAAAGCCGCCCTCAAGCGGGTGGCCGAACTGGAGAGCCTTTTGGCCGCGACCCGGGGCCACGCCCGGCTGAACTAA
- a CDS encoding SpoIIE family protein phosphatase has translation MEIRIGVAKVRKYATSESGDTLEIVERPNGGLSVVLADGQTSGLGAKRIANMVVRKVVSLLAEGVRDGAAARAASDYLFTERQGRVQATLNILSVDLQTQTLVITRNNPAPVVLYLGEALRTLDDMSQPIGLQRNTRPVVSELPLEVGLTVVMYTDGLVHAGTRTGQRLDLLQLLQAWLEDAESVDAQQVADALLAEALRLDQGRPVDDISVVVLHIARETDPHGIRRMSARLPL, from the coding sequence ATGGAAATTCGCATCGGGGTCGCCAAGGTACGGAAATACGCCACCTCCGAAAGCGGCGACACGCTGGAAATCGTCGAGCGCCCCAACGGCGGCCTGTCCGTGGTGCTGGCCGACGGGCAAACCTCGGGGCTAGGCGCCAAACGCATCGCCAACATGGTGGTGCGCAAGGTGGTCAGTTTGCTGGCCGAAGGGGTGCGTGACGGGGCAGCGGCCAGGGCGGCCTCCGACTACCTTTTCACCGAGCGCCAGGGCCGGGTTCAGGCCACCCTGAACATCCTCTCGGTGGACCTGCAGACCCAGACGCTGGTGATCACCCGGAACAACCCCGCCCCCGTGGTGCTCTACCTCGGCGAAGCGTTGCGCACCCTGGACGACATGAGCCAGCCTATTGGCCTGCAGCGCAATACCCGCCCCGTGGTCAGCGAGTTGCCGTTGGAAGTAGGGCTCACCGTGGTCATGTATACCGATGGGCTGGTGCATGCCGGCACCCGCACGGGCCAGCGGCTGGACCTCCTCCAACTGCTTCAAGCCTGGCTGGAAGACGCCGAAAGCGTCGACGCCCAACAGGTCGCCGATGCCCTACTGGCCGAAGCCTTGCGCCTGGACCAGGGCCGGCCCGTGGATGACATCAGCGTGGTCGTGTTGCACATTGCCCGCGAAACCGACCCGCACGGCATCCGCCGGATGAGCGCACGCCTTCCGCTTTGA
- a CDS encoding bifunctional (p)ppGpp synthetase/guanosine-3',5'-bis(diphosphate) 3'-pyrophosphohydrolase encodes MEFEQLLAQLPESYTQADRELVERAYRVAVKAHEGQKRASGEPYINHCMSVAAILADLRMPAVVVAAGLLHDTVEDTEITLDDLRRDFGNEIAALVDGVTKLTSLPHVSRVGKARDSDNGAEGERGPVGEEATAPPELEGDDGDGEGRVPVMLGRPRARKRQVLAYETLRKTLLAMGEDVRVVIIKLADRLHNMRTLGYLPEAKRRRIAQETLDVFAPLANRLGIWQIKWQLEDLAFRYVAPDIYKDIAEKLEERRTEREQQLAEITARVRKLLESAGIEAQVYGRPKHIYSIYRKMQRKGVPFKAINDIRGIRVIVDEVGQCYQVLGIIHTHWRPIPGEFDDYIANPKENFYQSLHTTVIYDDGQPLEVQIRTHEMHQHAEYGIAAHWRYKEGVPYDPDFEAKVQWLRQLMEWQQDVEDAFEFMEGMRSDVFTDRVYVFTPKGDIIDLPAGSTPIDFAYHIHTEIGHRCRGARVNGKLVPLSTPLKNGDVVEIITAKRGGPSRDWLNPSLGLVKTQRARSKIRRWFRQQAREQNLAHGRALLEKELKRLALEQVNLERLARDLGYAQVDDLFVAVGTGDLPVSRIVSRLSEIEPEQTELPAPSPQEVEAQGEVAVMGVRGVHTHLAQCCNPAPGDPIVGYVTRGRGVTIHRQDCPNILSVKEKERLIQVTWGHPVALYPVPIVVRAVDREGLMKDISIIIADEGLSIQNVRINFESDGLVVVELVIGVKDIAQLSHVLNRIENLPNVLSAYRKRTT; translated from the coding sequence ATGGAGTTTGAACAACTGTTGGCCCAATTACCCGAATCATACACCCAGGCCGATCGTGAACTGGTGGAGCGGGCCTATCGGGTGGCAGTGAAGGCCCATGAGGGCCAGAAAAGGGCCTCGGGGGAGCCATACATCAACCACTGCATGTCCGTGGCTGCGATCCTGGCCGACTTGCGCATGCCGGCGGTGGTGGTGGCCGCTGGCCTGTTGCACGATACCGTGGAAGACACCGAGATCACCCTGGACGACCTGCGGCGCGACTTTGGAAACGAAATCGCTGCCCTGGTGGACGGGGTGACCAAGTTGACCTCGTTGCCTCATGTCTCGCGGGTGGGCAAGGCCCGGGACAGCGATAACGGCGCCGAAGGCGAGCGGGGCCCGGTGGGGGAGGAGGCCACCGCCCCGCCCGAACTCGAGGGGGACGATGGAGATGGCGAGGGCCGGGTTCCGGTGATGCTAGGGCGCCCCAGGGCGCGAAAGCGTCAGGTGCTGGCCTATGAAACGTTGCGCAAAACGCTGCTGGCCATGGGCGAGGATGTGCGCGTGGTGATCATCAAACTGGCCGACCGACTCCACAACATGCGCACGCTGGGCTATCTTCCCGAAGCCAAGCGGCGGCGAATCGCTCAGGAGACTTTGGATGTCTTTGCCCCCCTGGCCAATCGTCTGGGCATCTGGCAGATCAAATGGCAGTTGGAGGACCTGGCCTTTCGTTATGTAGCCCCGGACATTTACAAAGATATTGCCGAGAAGTTGGAGGAACGCCGCACCGAGCGCGAGCAACAGTTGGCGGAAATCACCGCGCGGGTACGCAAATTGCTGGAAAGCGCCGGAATCGAGGCCCAGGTGTACGGTCGGCCCAAGCACATCTACTCCATCTATCGCAAAATGCAGCGCAAAGGGGTGCCTTTCAAGGCCATCAATGACATTCGGGGCATCCGGGTCATTGTGGACGAGGTGGGGCAATGTTATCAGGTGCTGGGCATCATTCATACCCATTGGCGTCCCATACCGGGCGAGTTTGACGATTACATCGCCAATCCGAAAGAGAACTTCTATCAGTCGCTGCACACCACGGTGATTTACGACGATGGCCAGCCCCTGGAGGTGCAGATCCGCACCCATGAGATGCATCAACACGCGGAGTACGGTATCGCGGCCCATTGGCGGTACAAGGAGGGGGTGCCGTACGACCCGGATTTCGAGGCCAAAGTTCAATGGCTGCGCCAGTTGATGGAATGGCAGCAGGATGTGGAAGACGCCTTCGAGTTCATGGAAGGCATGCGCAGCGATGTTTTCACCGACCGGGTCTATGTGTTCACGCCCAAGGGCGACATCATCGACCTCCCGGCCGGATCCACCCCTATCGATTTCGCTTACCACATCCACACGGAAATCGGGCACCGTTGCCGGGGCGCGCGGGTCAACGGCAAACTGGTGCCCTTGAGCACCCCCCTGAAGAATGGGGATGTGGTGGAGATCATCACCGCCAAGCGAGGCGGCCCTAGCCGCGATTGGTTGAATCCCAGCCTCGGGCTGGTCAAGACCCAGCGGGCGCGGAGCAAAATCCGCCGCTGGTTCCGCCAGCAGGCGCGGGAGCAAAACCTGGCCCACGGACGGGCGTTGCTGGAGAAAGAACTCAAGCGCCTAGCGTTGGAGCAGGTCAATCTGGAGCGGCTGGCTCGGGACCTTGGTTACGCTCAGGTGGACGACCTTTTCGTGGCCGTGGGCACCGGAGACCTCCCGGTTTCGCGCATCGTCAGCCGCCTGTCGGAGATCGAACCGGAGCAAACGGAGTTACCGGCGCCTTCACCGCAAGAGGTGGAAGCCCAGGGCGAGGTGGCCGTGATGGGGGTGCGGGGGGTGCACACCCACCTGGCCCAATGTTGCAACCCCGCGCCGGGCGATCCGATTGTGGGCTATGTGACCCGGGGGCGGGGCGTCACCATTCATCGCCAGGATTGCCCGAACATCCTCTCGGTCAAGGAAAAGGAGCGCCTGATCCAGGTCACCTGGGGGCATCCGGTGGCGCTGTACCCGGTGCCCATTGTGGTGCGCGCGGTGGATCGGGAAGGCCTGATGAAGGATATTTCCATCATCATCGCCGATGAAGGGCTGAGCATTCAGAATGTGCGCATCAATTTTGAATCGGATGGGCTGGTGGTGGTCGAGTTAGTGATCGGCGTCAAAGACATTGCGCAACTCAGTCATGTCTTGAACCGTATCGAGAATCTGCCGAATGTGCTCAGCGCATATCGTAAGCGCACGACCTGA
- a CDS encoding thioredoxin domain-containing protein: MVKNKWWMVGGLLLMVVVGAALVWNYRSSAAGHWGPPQNLLQDRTTEGYPALGDPQAPLELFLYEDFASPKSKRLHDETEPQLLEHYVARNLVRLISVPIAAVGSDSYRAMAAALCMADFEKYWVYRDVLYAYQGKRPFTRENLAALATKVGVSKERFYSCYDLKRHADEISRWNEEAKAIGVQGAPTYEIPGKGLIPGFRPLDDAEMPGIRQVLDYALLEVMAK; the protein is encoded by the coding sequence ATGGTAAAGAACAAATGGTGGATGGTAGGCGGTTTGTTGCTCATGGTCGTAGTGGGCGCGGCGCTCGTATGGAATTACCGCTCTTCCGCCGCAGGGCATTGGGGCCCGCCGCAAAACTTGCTGCAGGACCGTACGACCGAGGGATACCCCGCCCTGGGAGACCCTCAGGCTCCGCTGGAACTGTTCCTCTATGAGGATTTCGCTTCGCCCAAGAGCAAGCGGTTGCATGACGAGACCGAACCGCAACTTTTGGAGCATTATGTGGCCCGCAACCTGGTGCGTTTGATCAGCGTGCCCATTGCCGCGGTGGGCAGCGACTCCTACCGGGCGATGGCGGCTGCCCTGTGCATGGCCGATTTCGAAAAATATTGGGTGTATCGCGATGTGCTTTACGCCTATCAGGGAAAGCGTCCCTTTACCCGCGAAAACCTGGCCGCCCTGGCTACCAAGGTGGGCGTCTCCAAGGAGCGGTTTTACTCCTGCTACGATTTGAAACGGCATGCCGATGAGATCAGCCGCTGGAACGAAGAGGCCAAAGCCATAGGGGTTCAGGGCGCCCCCACCTACGAAATTCCGGGGAAGGGCCTGATCCCCGGGTTCCGCCCCTTGGATGATGCCGAAATGCCCGGCATCCGCCAGGTTTTGGACTACGCTCTCCTGGAGGTCATGGCAAAATGA
- a CDS encoding vitamin K epoxide reductase family protein: protein MKSQTYWFSSLVLAFLGVLDTAYLTWLKLTRNEAFCLGGIGDCAKVNSSPYSEFMGVPIALFGLLTYLTLLVLLGWVEPRGGDWAQWARYGVFGLTFFGTLYSAYLTYLELAVIHAVCPFCVLSALLLLFLLILAIIRLLSVPQE, encoded by the coding sequence ATGAAGTCCCAAACCTATTGGTTTTCCTCCTTGGTTCTGGCTTTCCTGGGCGTTTTGGACACTGCTTACCTTACCTGGTTGAAGTTGACCCGCAACGAGGCCTTTTGCCTCGGCGGCATTGGCGATTGCGCCAAGGTCAACTCCAGCCCCTACAGCGAATTCATGGGCGTGCCCATTGCCCTGTTTGGGTTGTTGACCTACCTGACCCTCCTGGTCCTTTTGGGGTGGGTGGAACCCCGGGGCGGAGACTGGGCGCAGTGGGCGCGGTACGGGGTATTTGGCTTGACCTTTTTCGGCACCCTGTATTCCGCCTATCTCACCTATCTGGAACTGGCCGTGATCCACGCGGTGTGCCCCTTCTGTGTGTTATCGGCTTTACTCTTGCTTTTTTTGCTCATTTTGGCTATCATTCGCCTGCTGTCGGTACCGCAAGAGTGA